AGCTATTGACAGACAGGAGTTGACAGTTTTTCATATTAAATCTACTTCAGAACTATACATAGAAATATTGCACGGAATGGCCATCAAACATAAAAAGCCTACAATCAAACATCCTATTAATCACGATTACCTTGAGCATTTACTTGTTTTACAGAAAGAAACCACCAAAATATTTGTAAATGGACTGCGACATCCTTTACAACAACCTCATGCTATATCATAGTTTCCGGGCTACCAAAAAAGCAAAGTTTAGGTTTTAAAAAGATTCTTTTCAAGTTATTACAACCCATGGGAATGTTATAGGGTTTGAGAAAATCGAAAACCAATAGTATAAATCGACATGCCTAAAGTCCAAGTTGCAAAGCATATATAAATTCGCTAATTTCAATATAAATCTAATAATGAATACTAGCTACGGTAGTAATAGTACAATATGTATACTTATTACAGAAAATATCTTTGCCTATTTATATTGCTAATAACAGCATATCAAGTACATGCGCAAAAAAACACTTTGTATAAGATTCAAAATCAATTAGATACGTTACTGAACATCGTACCCCTAGAAAAACTGTACCTCCAATTGGATAAATCGGATTACCTCCTAGGTGATACCATTTGGTATAAAGCCTATGTTATGGATGGTACATTTAGTACGCCATCACAATTGAGTGGCATTTTATACATAGAGCTATCAGATAATCAAGGAAATATAGTAAAAAGAGCTAGACAGATGCTCTTTGCCGGATCAATTTACGGCGATTTTTATCTCGATCCAACGACATTAGCACCCGGGCAATTTACTTTGAGAGCTTATACGCGATGGCTCCAGAATTTTGGAAAAGAGTATATTTTTGAACAACACATTACAATATCAGGAGATTTTCGACAAGAGTGGACAGTTGATCTCGCACCGCATACGATAGACGATTCGTCAGGTAGACATGCGATACACATGCAGATGAAATTACGTAACATTAATACAAAACCCTTCCAAACAAAGCCTGTTGTGGTCAAAATACAAGAAAAAGGCAAAAATCTATTCCGTGAAAAAATTGTTGTTGATACCTCTGGAATATTATCGCTCCATTTTAATCTGCCAAAAAAGCAGAACCTATATCGCGCTGAGGTCATGTTATTTGAAGAGGACATACTTAAAGCCCAATTTGCATTAAGTGAAGGCATGCCAGAAAAACAATACGATGTACAGTTTCTTCCCGAAAGTGGACATTGGCTGGCCAACGCATCAAATACGCTTGGAATAAAAGCTATTGATAGTCAAGGAAAAGGTGTTGCCGCACGGGGTATAATTTTGAATTCGGCGAATGAACGGATCGCCACATTTTCAACTAAACACAAAGGTATGGGCAGGGTATATCTTCCGCCATTGCCTGTTGACCATTACCGCGCCAGGGTTGATTTTGCTGACGGACACCAGCATGTTTACGAGTTACCTCCTCCCATAGTTAACGGCGTTATCTTACAACACGGCGCAACATCATCCAACCGGGATTCCATTCATTTGAAAATGGTATCTTCAGAAGAATTTTTGTCGCAAAATGGCAGTCAACTGCTTATAGGTCAAGTAAGGGGCATTATGTGTTATGCAGCAGTTGTAAAAACGATCAACACCACCTTTCAAAGCTCCATTCCCAGAGCGTATTTTCCGGAAGGCATCATTCACTTTTCGTTGACAGCAAGTGACGGTAGTATCCTAGCTGAACGCATGGTTTACAATAGCAAGCCCAAGCGACCTATAACCGCTATTATCCAGACACACCGGCCAACTTATAATTTAAGGGATAGTGTAGCTTTATCGGTATCAGTAAAGGATAGTTCAGGCAAAGGTGTCGTAGGCAACTTTTCTATGGCTATAACAGACAATAGTCAGTATAAAATAAATA
This Olivibacter sp. SDN3 DNA region includes the following protein-coding sequences:
- a CDS encoding carboxypeptidase-like regulatory domain-containing protein → MYKIQNQLDTLLNIVPLEKLYLQLDKSDYLLGDTIWYKAYVMDGTFSTPSQLSGILYIELSDNQGNIVKRARQMLFAGSIYGDFYLDPTTLAPGQFTLRAYTRWLQNFGKEYIFEQHITISGDFRQEWTVDLAPHTIDDSSGRHAIHMQMKLRNINTKPFQTKPVVVKIQEKGKNLFREKIVVDTSGILSLHFNLPKKQNLYRAEVMLFEEDILKAQFALSEGMPEKQYDVQFLPESGHWLANASNTLGIKAIDSQGKGVAARGIILNSANERIATFSTKHKGMGRVYLPPLPVDHYRARVDFADGHQHVYELPPPIVNGVILQHGATSSNRDSIHLKMVSSEEFLSQNGSQLLIGQVRGIMCYAAVVKTINTTFQSSIPRAYFPEGIIHFSLTASDGSILAERMVYNSKPKRPITAIIQTHRPTYNLRDSVALSVSVKDSSGKGVVGNFSMAITDNSQYKINKWNQNIWSSYYLGTELRGAIEDPGYYFSKKEEVAEALDNLLLTQGWVRYDQTLLEKKASFAYAPEPSFKISGTVRNAFGKAIEKSHLVLLSTGKVNLVVDTLTDENGRFVFEDFPPFDTVGFVIQARNKRGKSFNIGIDLDTDAAPPKWSPSEVAEPSHSWFVNLDTNLQQRIIDQRAYQRNLRTLLHQADPNTIMLEEVTITEKKIIKGSKNLNGPGEADQLLGEEDMVTAGSKSLLSVLEEKIKGFRVGFYPRRNGRPEFMVNDKKARLIFDGIDLEFFYDPETAVSQNDHLLFMKSYLEHYAGEDVLGVEIMYNPKYNSAYNTRFLSAQELMNISPVIGTDPVYIEITTRGGSGPFMRKTPGVVHFRPMPFSWPKEFYRPRYTTDNKQLAIEDLRSTIHWQPMMITDEDGKATISFYTSDRPGTYTIRMEGVDNDGNLITTQQELTIDDKTAKK